In a genomic window of Prosthecochloris marina:
- the cas10 gene encoding type III-A CRISPR-associated protein Cas10/Csm1: MSGSSHPVIQLGFDLLKEKSIESHLLEEYREAFSLLDIDISTGLKLAGLRSIFSDPTDSTTAANYYLPCKLDPKTINYPDQDVEPSDFENVRPPKPSSQNLLVQLERYGSFVATSADPQIPVYDLFKSVAAVHDCLGLKQCDEEFDKKCLLVGCDFSGIQDTVYTISSKGALKTLRARSFMLEMLTEHIIYEILSLAEAERHAVIYSGGGGFGLLLPNKKGLKKDIGKFGDLLNDWAYSEFFGKLFIALDALPFERESLETGGAFQTKRQEQSDNLDKQKRQKFLKQLDKLFEPKMPKQKSVQTECQITRRDDLPPTKMFALPDNIVRPSEKISMQDVLDKKENRKSLEDYNWASESCFHQFKLGDKLVEEYRFICRSSVELQNDPYLKFPTIDSDVDNLQYCYYYLSNGRGARKPYWQINFWDGNGTPVVYADYARKHGDLSEYAQSIELEAIQGDGRQVNGSEEIKNDTATFEGLSASSCGADLIGALRMDVDDMGKLFADIEKLSMLSAKSRMLNLFFKVYLNEICTTNLGDSLKAKDIVGKEYDKDNKHGKSGRNVSVIYAGGDDLFILGAWDETTELAFDIQRCFAHFTGGLGISGGLTLHQPKFPLYQMARRSGEAEHVAKQAKAQKNCFTPFLLGLDDVDKRYEFDNNKTVRVIDWDDSKFFEILKSLVALTDKQIIGNQIDAVKLEGVSRGFIYKLFEAAKDWVIEDSFYLPRLRYIFARLEKQYNEHNNDDIEILRSHLFVPIKPEREKSVKLLSLILNWFEQLQCSK; encoded by the coding sequence ATGTCCGGCAGTTCGCATCCAGTAATACAGCTTGGCTTTGATCTTTTGAAAGAAAAAAGCATTGAATCTCATCTGCTCGAAGAGTACAGAGAAGCATTTTCACTACTTGATATTGACATAAGCACCGGGTTAAAACTTGCTGGACTTCGGTCGATCTTTTCTGATCCTACAGATTCGACAACTGCCGCCAATTATTACTTGCCATGCAAACTCGATCCCAAAACAATCAACTATCCAGATCAGGATGTCGAACCGAGTGATTTCGAAAATGTAAGGCCCCCTAAGCCATCTTCTCAAAATTTACTCGTTCAGCTTGAGCGTTACGGTTCGTTCGTTGCAACAAGTGCTGATCCGCAAATCCCTGTTTACGACCTCTTCAAATCTGTGGCGGCGGTTCATGATTGTCTTGGCCTTAAACAGTGTGATGAAGAATTCGATAAGAAATGCCTGCTTGTCGGATGTGACTTTTCGGGCATTCAGGATACAGTGTATACGATTTCTTCAAAAGGTGCATTGAAAACCCTGCGTGCCCGATCGTTTATGCTTGAAATGCTCACTGAGCATATCATTTATGAAATTCTAAGCTTGGCCGAAGCTGAACGCCATGCTGTTATTTATTCCGGCGGGGGGGGATTTGGGTTGCTTTTGCCGAATAAAAAAGGATTGAAAAAGGACATTGGAAAATTTGGAGATCTCCTGAACGACTGGGCGTATTCAGAATTTTTCGGAAAGCTATTCATCGCGTTGGATGCGTTGCCATTCGAGAGAGAGAGCCTCGAGACAGGGGGAGCTTTTCAAACTAAGAGGCAAGAACAATCCGATAATTTGGATAAGCAAAAACGGCAGAAGTTTCTCAAACAATTGGATAAGCTTTTCGAGCCGAAGATGCCGAAGCAAAAGTCCGTTCAAACCGAATGCCAGATTACCAGAAGAGATGATTTGCCTCCAACAAAAATGTTCGCGTTGCCTGACAATATTGTGAGGCCATCGGAAAAAATATCAATGCAAGATGTACTTGATAAAAAAGAAAATCGCAAGTCACTTGAGGATTATAATTGGGCTTCAGAAAGTTGTTTCCATCAATTCAAGTTGGGTGATAAACTGGTTGAAGAATACCGTTTTATTTGCCGTTCAAGCGTTGAGTTGCAGAATGACCCATATTTGAAATTTCCAACCATAGATTCCGATGTAGATAACCTGCAGTATTGCTATTACTACTTGAGCAATGGGAGAGGCGCTCGCAAACCATATTGGCAAATTAATTTTTGGGATGGAAACGGCACTCCTGTTGTTTATGCCGATTATGCCCGTAAGCACGGTGATCTTTCTGAATATGCCCAATCTATTGAGTTAGAAGCGATTCAAGGTGATGGCAGACAAGTAAATGGCAGCGAAGAGATCAAAAACGATACTGCCACGTTTGAAGGTCTTTCGGCAAGCTCCTGCGGCGCAGATTTGATTGGTGCACTTCGTATGGATGTAGATGACATGGGCAAATTGTTTGCCGACATCGAAAAGCTTTCGATGCTTTCGGCAAAGTCGCGAATGTTGAACCTTTTTTTCAAAGTCTATCTCAACGAAATTTGCACTACAAACTTGGGCGATAGCCTTAAGGCAAAAGACATAGTCGGAAAGGAATATGATAAGGATAACAAACATGGAAAATCTGGACGAAACGTGTCGGTGATTTATGCAGGTGGCGATGACCTGTTTATTCTCGGTGCCTGGGACGAAACAACCGAGCTTGCATTTGATATTCAACGCTGTTTCGCACACTTCACCGGGGGACTAGGAATTTCAGGTGGGCTGACATTGCACCAACCCAAGTTCCCGCTTTACCAGATGGCACGAAGATCCGGTGAAGCAGAGCACGTGGCGAAGCAAGCAAAGGCGCAAAAAAACTGCTTTACACCGTTTTTACTTGGTTTGGACGATGTTGATAAGCGATATGAATTTGACAACAACAAAACGGTTCGGGTCATTGATTGGGATGACTCAAAATTTTTTGAAATACTAAAAAGCTTAGTGGCCCTAACAGATAAGCAAATAATCGGGAATCAAATTGATGCCGTCAAGCTCGAAGGTGTATCACGAGGTTTTATATATAAATTATTCGAAGCTGCTAAAGACTGGGTGATCGAAGACTCTTTCTATTTGCCTCGGTTACGCTACATATTTGCACGTTTAGAAAAGCAATATAACGAGCATAACAATGATGATATTGAAATATTGAGGAGTCATTTATTTGTTCCAATTAAGCCTGAAAGAGAGAAGTCTGTGAAACTTCTAAGTTTAATTCTTAACTGGTTTGAGCAACTTCAATGCAGCAAATAA
- a CDS encoding DUF3307 domain-containing protein: MEKIAAILICAHIFADFLLQTGKMANNKRNLLLLFLHAAIHAVVSWLLLQAWIYWQVPLYLFAVHALIDYLKERFMEKSYRSFIADQTAHLFSLVLLSFLLAEQHFVPELSGFLYKATVVLAGLTATIRGAGFLINLITKEILEKNQLNPDGLIDGGKLIGQLERGLIFLFIFINLPTAIGFLVTAKSILRFEEARKQKLAEYILIGTLLSFSTAIAIGTLTMWAISF, translated from the coding sequence ATGGAAAAAATAGCAGCAATCCTGATTTGCGCTCATATCTTTGCCGACTTTCTACTGCAAACCGGCAAGATGGCGAACAACAAAAGAAACCTTTTACTGCTCTTTCTCCATGCCGCGATTCATGCCGTAGTGAGCTGGCTGCTGCTTCAGGCATGGATATACTGGCAGGTTCCCTTGTACCTGTTCGCTGTTCATGCTCTTATCGATTATCTCAAAGAGCGTTTCATGGAAAAGAGCTACCGGTCATTCATCGCCGATCAGACAGCTCATCTTTTCAGCCTCGTTTTACTGTCGTTCCTGCTTGCCGAGCAACACTTCGTGCCCGAGCTTTCCGGTTTTCTTTACAAGGCAACCGTCGTCCTGGCAGGTTTGACGGCAACCATCCGGGGCGCGGGTTTTCTCATCAACCTTATCACGAAAGAAATCCTCGAAAAAAACCAGCTCAATCCTGACGGACTGATCGATGGCGGCAAGCTCATCGGTCAATTGGAAAGAGGGCTCATTTTTCTTTTTATCTTTATCAACCTGCCCACTGCGATAGGTTTTCTCGTAACTGCAAAATCCATCCTCCGGTTCGAAGAAGCCCGAAAACAGAAACTCGCCGAGTATATTCTCATCGGCACCCTTCTGAGCTTCTCGACCGCTATCGCCATTGGCACCCTCACCATGTGGGCCATTTCTTTCTGA
- the csm2 gene encoding type III-A CRISPR-associated protein Csm2 translates to MSSVHAIKQKTSKYNANLYDELEIDDAIEYAETIAKHMRKVKNHQLRRFFSAIKNIQKKIVDLKDEDQLPPENYAELQMLRPQLANTVGRLRGHEKFVMQDLLDILQPVFKTVKKNNDFVLFVNFFESIVAYHKVYAND, encoded by the coding sequence ATGTCGTCAGTTCATGCTATTAAGCAAAAAACTTCTAAATACAATGCTAATTTATATGATGAATTGGAAATTGATGATGCAATTGAGTATGCAGAAACAATTGCAAAACATATGCGGAAAGTAAAAAATCATCAGTTAAGACGTTTTTTTTCTGCTATCAAAAATATTCAAAAAAAAATCGTTGATCTCAAGGATGAAGATCAACTCCCACCTGAGAACTATGCTGAGTTACAAATGCTTAGGCCTCAACTTGCAAATACTGTTGGACGTTTACGTGGTCATGAAAAGTTTGTTATGCAAGATTTGCTAGACATTTTACAACCAGTTTTTAAAACTGTTAAAAAGAACAATGATTTTGTTCTTTTTGTCAATTTTTTTGAATCCATTGTGGCCTATCACAAGGTTTATGCGAACGATTAA
- a CDS encoding CRISPR-associated protein Csx3 — MKIIIGGPHHSGKSCLRYGLKESIKAQTGSPYPYVITACPDGEGAWFQETHNKDPELAKRLRLPYKSGFSKEKVEMWAEWVNNCSEPLTFIDIGGIPDAKNQEICKSATHAILVYGKEELLPEWLEFCKKLNLQIIAIIYSDLNKNDDVPLSLGSDNIYRGTVHHLERGDLSIKDRPTIVELAKILTQIGIKKREPNMEVYKIDLENNNILQLCMGDVPAQNDVLVQTVEKKLDELIAAKKIYGGEIIKINGPATLPIAFVLAHKLNHLYEAVAMYDPKLSKYVIVITHGPKYRVGDLVD, encoded by the coding sequence ATGAAAATCATTATTGGTGGCCCACATCATTCTGGAAAGTCATGCTTACGTTACGGGTTGAAAGAATCAATAAAAGCACAGACAGGTTCGCCATATCCCTATGTTATAACTGCATGTCCAGATGGAGAAGGAGCTTGGTTTCAAGAAACACACAACAAAGACCCTGAATTAGCAAAACGTTTGAGGCTGCCATATAAAAGTGGCTTTTCAAAAGAAAAAGTAGAAATGTGGGCAGAATGGGTGAATAACTGCTCCGAACCTTTGACATTTATTGATATTGGAGGCATCCCAGATGCAAAGAATCAAGAGATCTGTAAATCAGCAACTCATGCAATTCTTGTATACGGAAAAGAGGAACTTCTACCCGAATGGCTCGAGTTCTGTAAAAAGCTAAACCTTCAGATAATTGCCATAATTTATAGCGACCTAAACAAAAACGATGATGTCCCATTATCTTTAGGAAGTGACAATATTTATCGCGGAACCGTTCATCACCTTGAGCGAGGTGATTTATCTATAAAAGATCGGCCAACGATCGTTGAACTCGCTAAAATTCTTACACAGATAGGCATAAAAAAAAGAGAACCAAATATGGAGGTATACAAAATAGATTTAGAGAATAACAATATTCTTCAGTTGTGCATGGGAGACGTTCCCGCCCAAAATGACGTACTCGTTCAGACTGTAGAAAAAAAGCTTGATGAATTAATTGCTGCGAAAAAAATATATGGAGGAGAAATCATAAAAATCAATGGCCCCGCGACACTGCCTATAGCTTTCGTACTCGCACATAAGCTCAATCATCTATATGAAGCCGTTGCAATGTATGACCCAAAACTATCTAAATACGTTATTGTAATCACCCATGGACCTAAATATAGGGTAGGAGACCTTGTCGATTAA